The Aminivibrio pyruvatiphilus region TCCGGGTCGGGGATTACCCTGGTCAATGTGCTCGATCTTGAGGAGTACCTGAGGGGAGTCCTCAAGATGGAAATCAATCCCGCCTGGCCCATGGAGGCCGTGAAGGCCCAGGCCATTGTTTCGAGAACCTACGCCCTGAGAAGCATGCGGCAGAACAACGGAAAGAACGGGTTCGACCTGCGGGATTCGGTCCTTTCCCAGGTGTACCGCGGAATCAACGCCGAGGACAAAAGGGCGGACCAGGCAATCTCCGCTACCAGAGGCATCGTGGTGTTCCACGGGGGCAACCTTGCCTTCACTCCCTTCCACTCGGACAGCGGGGGCGCCACCGCGGACGTGACCGCCGTCTGGGGAGGCTCCATGCCCTACCTCCGCGGTGTGAACGAACCCTATCCCCCGTCCTCGCCGAACGCCCAGTGGGAGGTCCATCTTTCCGCCGCCCAGGTTGAGGACGCTCTCCGCCAGGCCGGAGCCGATGTGGGACCTCTCCGGGATCTCCGCATAGGCGAGACCGATGCTTTCGGCAGGGCCAATACCCTGGTGGCCGTTGGAGCCAGGGGCACCCAGACGGTGAAAAGTCATGCCTTCAGGATGGCTGCCGGCAGCACTGTAATCAAGAGCACATCTTTCACCATCACGTCCAGGGGAGGGGCCCCCACCCCTTCCATGCCCCTTCCCCTGCCTTCACGGACCCCCCCGCCCGCAGCAGGGGGAGGAAAGGATGTCCCCACGTCGAACACTCCCATGTCTGCCGCCGAGGAACGGCAGCTCACAGCCCTCACCGAGCAGGGGGTTTTCAATGCTGAAGAGCTGATGGATATGCTCCTGAACCCGGAAAAGCGGAAGGGATACCTTATCCGTGCTCTCAGGACCAGGAGACCGGAGACACCCTCCCAGCCTTCGGTTCCCTCATCGCCTTCAGGGGGATTCGTCTTCCGCGGCAAAGGCTGGGGTCACGGGGTCGGACTTTCTCAGTGGGGGGCGAAAACCCTTGCCGAGAAGGGCTGGGATCACAAAAAAATCATCCAGTTTTACTTCCCCGGGGTCACCCTCGGAAAAATGTAGCGGGGTGCTTCCCTTTGGACCTTTTCGACCTCGCTTCGTACGGTTACCTGCTGCCGGAAGAACTCATCGCCCAGAACCCGGCCGAACCGAGAGACTCCTCCCGCCTCATGGTCCTCTCCAGGGAAAGGGAGGAAATTCTCCACAACACCTTCGCGTCGCTGGGAGATTTTCTGGATGAAGGCGACCTCCTTGTTCTGAATGACACCAGGGTGATTCCCGCACGGCTTTTCGGCTCGAAAAAAAACGGCGGAGGAAGGGTGGAAATACTGCTTCTCAAGGCACTGGACGCCTCCTTTTTGCAGTGGGAGGCCCTGGTGAAGCCAGGAAGGAAAAATCCTCCGGGGACGGGGATTTTCCTCGCCGACGGGACGGAAATACTTGTCGGAGCCAGGGGCGGGGAAGGTGTCCGAAACGTGGCCTTTCCGGCCGGTACGGAGGTGCTTCCCCTCCTGGAGCGAATCGGGGAAACCCCTCTTCCGCCCTACATTACCTCGTCCTCCGCTCCCCGTTCGTCCTACCAGACGGTTTTCGCCAGAACGGACGGCTCTGCGGCAGCCCCCACGGCGAGCCTTCATTTCACCCCCGGGCTGCTCGGGGAACTTCAGCGGGAAAGAGGCGTCCGCCTCGGCTGGCTCACTCTCCACGTGGGGCTCGGCACCTTCCGCCCGGTAAAAAGCGGGGACATAAGGGAACACAAAATTCACGAGGAATATTGCTTTCTTCCCGCAGAAACCAGAAAACTCATCCTCGAAACGAAACGGAGAGGGCGAAAAGTGATCGCCGCCGGGACCACCGTGGCGAGAACCCTTGAATCCCTGGCCGGAGAGAACGGTTCCCTGGAATCGGGCGAGCGGATGACCCGGCTGTTTATTTATCCGGGGTACAGGTTTAAAATTATCGATGGGCTGATAACGAACTTCCATCTTCCAAAAAGTTCACTCCTTATGCTGGTTGCCGCGTTCGCAGGATATGAATTCACCATGAGGGCCTACGGAGAGGCGGTTTCCCGGAGGTACCGTTTTTTTTCCTTCGGAGACGCCATGTTCATTCGGTAGAAAGAGGTGAACCGTATGTGGTCATGGGAATGCTTCACTCCCCATCCTCCGGTGCTTGTGCCCCAGGTGGGAAGGGGAAGGGAAGAGGAGGCCCGGCAATCGGCCGGGGCCATGAAGAAACTCGGCCGGATCCTGGGAGGGGAAATGCCTTCGCTGCTCCTGATTCTCTCACCCCATGCCCCTTTTGCAGGAGGAATCACCTTTTCCGTGGCGGAAAGCTACGGAGGAGATTTCTCCATGTTCGGCGCTCCGACCCCGCAGTTCACTTTTCCCGGAGACCCGGACAGGGGCCTTCGTCTTGCCGCGGAACTCTCCCCGAGATTCCCGGCGGTTGTCTCCAGGAAAAAGAAACTGCTTCTGGACCATGGAGCCCTCGTTCCCCTGAGCTTCCTCTCTGCAGAAGACAGAGGAAGGCAGCCGGGAATCATCCTCGCGAACCCCATAGGTCTTTCTCCTTCCGGGGCCTTCGAACTCGGAACGTTCCTCGCTTCACTTGCCGGCGAAGATCAATGGGGACTTGTGGCCAGCGGGGATCTTTCCCACAGGGTGACCAGGGAGGCTCCGGCAGGCTTTTCCCCTGCAGGGGCCCGCTTCGACAGCCTTGTCGTGGAAGCGCTCCGGAAGAACGACCCTTCCGGGCTTCTCAGGCTGGATGCCGGCGAGATAGAAGAGGCCGGTGAATGCGGACTCCGGTCGGCCCTTGTTTTTTTGGGGCTTGCCCGGAAAAGGAATGTCCGTTTTCTTTCCTACGAAGCCCCGTTCGGTGTAGGGTATGCCGTAGCCTTCGCTCCGCTCCATGCTGCGCCGGACCTGGCGAGAAAGGTGCTGGAGACATTCTTTGCTGAAGGGGAGGAACGGGCGAGAGAAGAAGCGGCGCACCTTTCCGACCTGCCCGAAATGGCCGAAAGAGCGGGCTGCTTCGTCAGCCTGAAGAAAAAAGGAGATCTCAGGGGCTGCATCGGGACAATCCTTCCCAGGAAAGCCGGCCTTGCCGAAGAGATTGCTGAAAATTCCCTCTCCGCTGCTTTCGAAGATCCAAGGTTCCCTCCAGTTGAACAGAGGGAACTCGAAGACATCTCCATATCCGTGGACATACTCTCCATCCCGGAGGCAGTACCTGACACCGCCCTTCTGGACCCGAAAAAATTCGGTGTGATCGTGGAGAAGGGCGGGGCCAGGGGCGTGCTCCTTCCTGACCTGGATGGTGTTGATACCGTGGAAACCCAGCTGTCCATTGCCGCCCGCAAGGCGGGGATAGCCGACTGGCGTACAGCGGCGGTCAGGAAATTTTCCGTCCGGAGGATCAGGGAGATGGGGCGTCCATGACGAAGGGGTTCCGGACCGCGCTCTGGTGGAGACGGGAACAGGAGAGTATCCGCTGTCTTCTATGCCCTCACTGCTGCCTTCTCGCCCCGGGAGAAACAGGAAAATGCCGTGCAAGAAGGCATGAACGGGGAAGAGGGCTCATCACACTGAATTACGGGAGAATATCCTCTGCGGCGGTGGACCCGATTGAAAAGAAGCCCCTCTACCACTGGAACCCGGGAACGGCCATCCTGTCCCTGGGAACGGTGGGGTGCTCCATGGACTGTCCGTTCTGCCAGAACTGGCGTATCGCAGGGTGGGATCCGGCTCTTTCTCTCGCCTCAATGGAACCGGAGGGCGTGGTAGCCTTGGGTGCGAAAACGGAAAGCAGGGCCGTCGCCTTTACTTACAACGAACCCCTGGTGTGGTTCGAATTTCTTCTCGATGCTTCCCGGGCTCTTCGGGAAGCGGGAAAGTCCACGGTGATCGTGAGCAACGGAATGATCCTTCCGGAACCTCTCGGCGAGCTTCTTCCCTTTCTCTCGGCGGCCAACATAGACCTGAAGGCTTTCACTCCGGAGGCGTACGGTGTCCTGGGAGGAAACCTGGAGGCTGTAAAAAACACGATCCGGACCCTCATCACCGGCGGTGTTCATGTGGAGGTCACCTTTCTCCTGGTGCCGGGCATAAACGACGACAGGGAGGCCTTCGGCCGCATGGTCCAATGGCTCGCTTCCCTGGAACCCCGGCCTGTTCTTCATGTCTCCAGATACTTCCCCGCAAGGAAATGGACCGTACCGCCCCCGTCGAAGGAGATGGTGAGGGAGTACTGCACCCTGGCCCGGAAGGAGCTTCCCTGGGTCTATTCCGGCAATACGGGTGAGCGAAGCGAAACGAGGTGTCTTTCCTGCGGAGGTCTTCTTCTTGCCAGAAGAGAATATTCCATAATCGAGAACAACCTTGACCCAAGCGGAAGATGCGTGGCGTGCGGCACGCGGTCGCAGATCATCATAACTGAACAACCTGGAGCTGATTGAATGAAAAAACGACTTTTCCTTGTATTCCTTGCTCTTGCAGCCGCTGGGGCCCTCGGGTTCGCCTACCGGACAGTCTACTATCCGGCGGAATGGTGGCACGAATATCTGCCCGCCGGTGAGGGTGAGCCGGTCCCCGTCCTTGTACGGCAGGGCATGAACGCCAGGAGGGCGGCTGAGGAGTTCGAATCCGCCGGGGTCCTGGAGGGAGGAAACGCTTCCGACCTGGCGAGGTGGATGACCCGGTTTTCCATCGACCGTCGGCTGAAGCCGGGAATGTACTCCATACGAAGGGGATCTCCCTGGGAAGTGGCCAGGCAGCTTGAAAAAGCCGAGCCCTCCGTGTCGTCCTCCACCATCGTTCCGGGCACGGATGTTTTCTCCTTTTCCGGAATTTTCACCCCCCCTCTTGCCCCGGAGACCATGGAGAAGATCCTCGCCAGGAATGACCTGTTCCCGAAGGAGATTGCCCCCCTGCTGCCCCCTGAGGCGGAAGGCCGGCTGGCCTTCCTTCTTCCCGAGACGGTCCACACCGCTGAAAACAGCGGGGAAGAGGTCGTATCGTCTGCGGCACGGCTGTGGTGGGACAGAATAGGCTCTCATATCCCCGAGGAAAAGAGAACGGCGGAATACCTCCTTGAAATGGCAGTCATATCCTCCCTCATAGAAAGAGAGGCCCTCTGGGATGAAGAAAGGCCTCTCATCGCCGGAGTCATTGAAAACAGAAGGAAGAAGAAAATGCCTCTCCAGATCGACGCCACAGTGGTGTATGCATGGAAAAAAGAGGGAAGAAACCTGACCCGTGTGCTCTACAAAGATCTGGAAATCGATTCTCCCTACAACACCTATAAAATCCCGGGGCTTCCGCCGGCCCCCATCTGCATTCCGTCGGAAAAATCGTGGCTCGCGGCCCTCAGCCCTGAGAAGACGGAATATTTTTATTACGTGGCCGGGCAGGACGGAAGGCATCTTTTCTCCGAGACTCTCAGCGGACATCAGCGGAACATACGGAAGGTGCGGGGCAAATGACCTCTCCCGGGAGAAAGGACATTGCTCCGGACATGGGACGGATGCTGCTCGTCCTTCCCAGGGATTCCATCGTGCTTTTCAGCTGGACCGTTTCCGAATACGACGGCCTCGGATTCGTTACAACGGAAAACGGGAAAAGAGGCGGAGAAAAAGAATCCTGCCGGGAGAATTCGGACGGGAACGGCGCACAGGGCGTTGTCTCCCTTTTCTTCCCTTCGGAGAAGCGGCAGGACGTGTTAGAATTGATTAATGCCCTGAAATCAGAAGGGATGAGCCTGGAGCTTCTTCGGGAGGAGGAGCCCTGTTCGTTCGATTGGGCAAAAACAGAAGACTACCCGGAGGAATTCGATTTGATATGAGTGTCAACGCCAGGCTGGGAAAAGCTCTGAAGTCCCTCCTTGCAGAAGGTGCGGATTTCGCGGATCTTTATTTTGAGACATCATCGTCCCATTCCTTCGTGTACGAGGAAGGGGCCTTCGAGGAAATTTCCTCTTCAAGTTCAGAGGGGACAGGCGCCAGGGTGGTCAGGGGAGAATCCACCTCCCACGTCCATGCACCGGGTGTAGGCACTGCCCTGGGATTTTCGTGCCTTGAAAGGTCTGCCGCGAACAACGGTCTCGTTCTGCCTCCCTTCGGCGGAATCGATGTCCGGGTGATCGGTGTGGAAAGAACGCCGGCTCCGCCGGACATCTCCTTTTTCAGGGATGTGGACGGAAGGATCAGAAGCGGTTCCATGTGGGTGAAGCAGGTTTCCATGCATCTTGAGACGGCATGCAGGAGTTTTGCCGTGTTCAACAGCGAGGATATCTTCGCGGGAGACAGGAGACAGTACACCCTCTTCAGCGTGGAAGTGGTGGTGGAGAAGGGAGGAGTGCTGCAGACAGGCTACGAATCAGAGGCCCTTTCCCTGGGGAGCACAGATTTTTTCCGGAAGATTTCCCCCCTGAAAGTTGCAGAAAGTGCCCTGGCACGGGCGCTGCTCATGCTTGACGCGCCTGAATGCCCTGCGGGGGCCATGCCTGTCCTCCTCTCCGGCGAGGCGGGAGGGACCATGGTGCATGAAGCCTGCGGACATGGCCTTGAAGCGGATATCATACAGAAGGACTTTTCTGTCTACAGGGGCAAAATCGGGCAGGCTGCGGCGAGCCCCCTGGTGACCCTTGTTGATGACGGTTCGCTTCCCGGGCTTCTGGGAAGCGGTGCCTGCGACGACGAGGGAACACCCTGCCGACGGAACGTTCTCATAGAAAAAGGCGTACTGAAAAGCTACCTCACCGACAGGACATCGGCCCGGAAGGACGGGCTTCCCCTGACGGGCAACGGCAGGAGGAGCTCTTTCCGTTCCATTCCCCAGCCCCGAATGACGAACACGTATATCGAGCCCGGCGAAACTTCTCCGGAGGAGATGCTCAGGGGCATGAAAAAGGGCCTTTTCGTGCGGAAGATGGGGGGAGGAGAAGTGGATCCCACCTCAGGCGATTTTGTTTTTCATGTCACCGAAGGATATCTTGTACGGGACGGACGGATAGTCCATCCCGTCCGCGGGGCCGTTCTCACGGGCAACGGTCCGGACGTTCTCTTCCAGATCGAGGCGGTGGGGAACGATCTCCACTTTTTGCCGGGGATGTGCGGAAAATCGGGACAGAGCGTTCCTGTTTCCGACGGCCAGCCTTCCCTGCTGCTCCAAAGCATGGTGATAGGGGGCTCGGGAGCCTGATATGAGTTTTTTCCGTAATAAAGATGCAGCCGGCGAGCGCAGATCGTCCAGGGGAAAAAGAAAAAGAAGCGGCGGAGGCATCCTTTCCCTCTGGGTCGAAGTGTTTGCCTTTCTCGTTCTCGCTTTTCTGCTCTATGTGCTCGCATCGATTTTTTCACTCCGGACGGGAGCCTGGGGAGAGCAGATCCGCTTTTCCCTGCTGAGAAACTGGGGAGGAGCGGTCATCATCCCCGTTCTTTTCGGGGGATACCTCTGCGTTTCCTACCTCCTGAAGACGGGAGCAAAGGGTATTATCCGTCAGTTCCTGGGTACGGCCCTCCTGTTTTTCTGCTCGGCCCTCCTCTTCGGACTCTTCAGGATGGCTGCGGTATTCCAGGGAGTGACCGTTCTGTCTCCTGGATACCTTGGCGACGGCCTCGCCATTTTCTTCACCCGCAACATCGGGTCGCTGGGCACCCTGCTTCTTGGCGCCGCGATCCTCGTTCTTTCGGCGAGTCTCTACGGATTTTTCCAGCCGGCGGCGGTGATCCGGAAGATTTCCCTGCTGGTGAAGACTATTTCGAGCGAAAAATGGAAGCGCATGCCCTTTCCCGAGGACGATGCCCCGCAGTCCTCACCCGTTCCGGCTGAGGAAGCCCCTGTCCCCGGGGTGCTTCCCGAAGAAAAACGCCCTTCCAGGCCCTGGTCATTCGCCTCTCAGGTCGGGCGGGAAGAGCCTGAGGCAGAAGAGGAACCCGGGGGAAATCCTTTGCCCGTGGCCGGCGCGGCAGAAGAAGCAGACCCTCCGGTTCGGGAAGAGCGGAAAGAGAATGAAGATCTCGCCGGCGACGACGATGATTTCTTTCTGCGAAAGCAGGGCCGTGAGGCGGAGGCATCCTTCTCCGAACCTGCCGCCGGAAACCTCCCCGAGCCTTATGCTGCCGGTGAAGGAAGGCCGGCCTATGAAGAAGAGCCGGAAGAAGAAGAAGAGGGAAAGGACCCCCATGCCCTTCCGGAGATCAAGTTCAACGAGCTGGAGGGAACGGAGAAAAAAGTGAGGGGGGCGGCTTTCCCACCTCCCCTGGACATCTTCGGGCCGAAGCAGCTTCTTGATTCCCGGGAGTCCAATGAAACGGTACAGGAGCAGGCGTCTTCCATTATCGCGACCCTCGCCGATTTCGGCGTGAGTGCCGAGATGGCCGACGTGGTCATCGGCCCCACGGTCATCCAGTTCCAGATGCAGCTTGCTCCCGGAATAAAAGTCAGCAAGGTGGCCGGACTGAGCAACGACCTGGCGGTGGCCCTGACCGTTCCCTCTCTGCGGATTGAAGCGCCCATACCGGGAAAACCCTACGTGGGAGTGGAGATACCCAACCCGAAGAGGCGCGGAATTTCCATCCGCACAATCCTGGAATCCCAGATATTCCAGGACAACGAGTATGACCTGCCCCTTCCCATGGGAGTGAGGGTGGATTCCCGCCCCCTCGTGGTGGGTCTCGAGGATCTTCCTCATCTTCTTGTGGCAGGAACGACGGGTTCGGGAAAAAGCGTCTTCGTGACGAGCTGCATCACCGGGCTCTGTTCATACCGCTCCCCGGAAGAGCTCCGGCTTATCCTGATCGACCCTAAGAGAGTGGAAATGAGCATGTACGAAAATCTCCCCCATGTACTGGCCAAACCGGTGGTCTCACCCAAAAAGGCGGTTCAGGCCCTTGCATGGGCGGTCAGGGAGATGGAGCACCGGTACGAGATCTTCGCCCGGGCCAGGGTGAGAAACCTGAAATCCTACAACCAGTGCGTCCTGCCGAAAGCGCAGCTCCCCTACATCGTGATTGTGGTGGACGAACTTGCTGACCTCATGTTCACAGCCCAGAAGGAAGTGGAGGACTACATCTGCAGGCTTGCCCAGATGGCCAGGGCGACGGGGATTCACCTTATCCTTGCCACCCAGCGTCCTTCGGTGAATGTCATCACCGGACTCATCAAGGCGAATGTTCCCGCGAGAGTGGCCTTTACCCTGCCATCCCAGACCGACTCCCGGACCATCATTGATATTTCCGGTGCCGAGAGGCTCCTCGGGAAGGGAGACATGCTGTTCGTCAGTTCGAGATATCCGAGGCCTCTCAGGGTTCAGTCGCCGTACATCGATGACGGAAAGAGCATCGAGATAATCAACTACCTCAGGAACGTTTTCGGGGAGCCCGAATACGTGGATATCGAGGACCAGGGGGGGGATGCCCCTTCCGGAGGCGACACGTCCTACGCTGACGACCCCCTGCTCGAGGAGGCTGTGGACATCGTCCTGGACACGGGTATCGCTTCCGCGAGCAGGCTGCAGCGTCAGCTGCGGGTCGGGTTCACCAGGGCCGCACGGCTCATCGACACCATGGAGCAGATCGGCATAGTGGGTCCCCCGGAGGGGTCAAAGCCGAGAGAAATTCTCGTGGATGACGAGAGGGCAAGGGAAATGCTCCGGTCTGCCTCCGGCCAGGGTGACTGACGTGGGGGAGATCGTTCTTCCGGGCGTCCGGGCGTCCTTCTCTGACGGCGGGCCCGGAGAACCCCTGGTCATAGTCGCCGGGGGAAGGGAGCCTTCGCTGCCGTGGCTGCGGGATCTCCTGCCAGGAAAGGAGCTCTGGTGCGCCGATTCGGGGCTTGTTCCCTGCATGAAGGCGGGCTTTACGCCTTCGAGGCTTCTCGGGGACGGGGACAGCACGCCGCCTGCCCTCTGGGAGCAGGTCGCCTCCGGAGGCACAACGGCAGTCGAGTCTTACCCCGCTGACAAGGATTTTACGGATCTCCAGCTCGCCTTCTTCCGTGCAGCCGGGGAAGGGAGGCGGGAGGTTGTCGTTTCCGGCTGCTGGGGCGGGAGATTCGATCATCTCTGGTCCGCCGTCCATTCTGCTCTCTGGGCGGCTGAGAGGGGAGTCAGGGTCCTTGCTTTTGCTGATCACCTGGAGGTTCTCTTCCTGGTGTACGGCGGGGAGGAATGGGAGCTGGATGTCACGGCCGGAAGTTATTCCGTCCTTTCCCTTCTGCCTCTCGGAGGGGAATGCGGGGGAGTGTTCCTGAAAGGAGCGAAGTGGGAGCTGAAAAACGCCGGGCTCCTTCCGGGAAGGCCTTTTGCCGTAAGCAACCGGCTTGTGGATAAAGAAAAGCCCAGAATCTCCGTAAGGGAAGGGATTCTGGGCGTTTACCTCGGTTCAGGAGAAAAAGCGGGCTGATCAGACAGCCCGCTTCACTCTTCCGGCTTTGAGGCATCGTGTGCAGATCCTCATCCTGAGAGACTCGCCGCCGCCGACGTCTGCTTTCACACTCCGAAGATTGATGAGCCACCGTCTGCGGGTGTGGCGGTTGGAATGGCTTACGGCGTTCCCCGTTGCAGGGCCTCTTCCGCAGCATTCACATACTCTGGCCATGATTTCGCCCCCTTGTTGCGATATATTTCGATTAGGATTCGACCAAACGGAAGAATTCTAGCACAGAGGGGAGCAGGGAGCAAATGCTTTTCTGCAGGAAAAAGAAAGAAATAACGGGAAGAAACAAAGAAACGGTGAAAAACAGTACGGAATCCCGAAAGAACAGGGCCGCAGCCTCTGGGTCTTCCCCCGGGGCCCCGGGGCGGAAGGTGACTTTTTCTTTTCTCCAATGAACGATATACTGTAAACGGCACCAAAGCGGGCTCCGCAAAAGACGGAATGAAAGGGCCTCCCTTCCTTTTTGCGGCTGTATAATGGTGTCCGTTCTCAACCGGGTTTTTCAGCCCGTTTTCGATTATCCTTCAGGGAGGAGCGAGCATATGAAATTCAGCGAAAAAATGGCCGAGATCGAGACCATCGTCGGACGGCTTGAAAAGGAAGCCCTTCCCCTTGAAGAAGCTTTGGCGCTTTTCGAAAAGGGAGTGGCACGGATCAGGGAGTGCCAGGCCTATCTCAGGGAGGCAAAACAGAAGGTCGCTCTTCTTTCCTCCGAAGGGAAGGAAGTACTCTTTCCCGACGGGGCGGTGAAGGAGGGGGACGGGGAATGAGCAAAGGGGATTTTAAGCTTCAGTTTGACCGGGCCAGGGATTTTATTGAAAAAAGCCTGGAGGATCTGTGTTCACGCCCGGTCGCCCTAGTCCCCCCGAGACTCATGGACTCCATGGCCTATTCTCTCAGGGCGGGAGGAAAGCGGCTGAGGCCGGTCCTCTGCATAAAGGCCGGTGAGGTTTTCGGGCTCGAAAGGGAGAAGACGGTTCCTCTCGCTCTCGCTCTGGAAATGATCCATACAGCTTCGCTGATTCACGATGACCTTCCCGCTATGGACGATGATACTCTCAGGAGAGGAAAGCCCACCAATCATGTGCTTTTCGGCGACGCTCTCGCCATCCTCGCGGGGGACGCCCTCATGGCCTGGGCTTTCGAGCACCCTCTTTCCGTTCTTCCCGGCATGGGACTCCCCTCCGACAGGATCTGCAGGTCCATGCACGTCCTGGCGAACGCCCTCGGCCCGGAGGGCATCTGCGGCGGGCAGGTTCTCGATATTGACCCGCAGAGCATGGACGATTCCCCGGATTTCCCCTGGAAGGTGACCAGGCAGAAGACCGCCGTCCTTCTTCGGGCGTCCATTCTTTCTGGAGCGGTCCTTGCGGGAGCTGACGGGGATTCCCTGGAGGCCCTGGGCGCTTTCGGAGACCATCTCGGCTCCGCCTTCCAGATAGTGGATGATATCCTCGACGTCACATCCACGGCGGAAGAGCTGGGGAAAAC contains the following coding sequences:
- a CDS encoding FtsK/SpoIIIE family DNA translocase, which translates into the protein MSFFRNKDAAGERRSSRGKRKRSGGGILSLWVEVFAFLVLAFLLYVLASIFSLRTGAWGEQIRFSLLRNWGGAVIIPVLFGGYLCVSYLLKTGAKGIIRQFLGTALLFFCSALLFGLFRMAAVFQGVTVLSPGYLGDGLAIFFTRNIGSLGTLLLGAAILVLSASLYGFFQPAAVIRKISLLVKTISSEKWKRMPFPEDDAPQSSPVPAEEAPVPGVLPEEKRPSRPWSFASQVGREEPEAEEEPGGNPLPVAGAAEEADPPVREERKENEDLAGDDDDFFLRKQGREAEASFSEPAAGNLPEPYAAGEGRPAYEEEPEEEEEGKDPHALPEIKFNELEGTEKKVRGAAFPPPLDIFGPKQLLDSRESNETVQEQASSIIATLADFGVSAEMADVVIGPTVIQFQMQLAPGIKVSKVAGLSNDLAVALTVPSLRIEAPIPGKPYVGVEIPNPKRRGISIRTILESQIFQDNEYDLPLPMGVRVDSRPLVVGLEDLPHLLVAGTTGSGKSVFVTSCITGLCSYRSPEELRLILIDPKRVEMSMYENLPHVLAKPVVSPKKAVQALAWAVREMEHRYEIFARARVRNLKSYNQCVLPKAQLPYIVIVVDELADLMFTAQKEVEDYICRLAQMARATGIHLILATQRPSVNVITGLIKANVPARVAFTLPSQTDSRTIIDISGAERLLGKGDMLFVSSRYPRPLRVQSPYIDDGKSIEIINYLRNVFGEPEYVDIEDQGGDAPSGGDTSYADDPLLEEAVDIVLDTGIASASRLQRQLRVGFTRAARLIDTMEQIGIVGPPEGSKPREILVDDERAREMLRSASGQGD
- the amrA gene encoding AmmeMemoRadiSam system protein A is translated as MWSWECFTPHPPVLVPQVGRGREEEARQSAGAMKKLGRILGGEMPSLLLILSPHAPFAGGITFSVAESYGGDFSMFGAPTPQFTFPGDPDRGLRLAAELSPRFPAVVSRKKKLLLDHGALVPLSFLSAEDRGRQPGIILANPIGLSPSGAFELGTFLASLAGEDQWGLVASGDLSHRVTREAPAGFSPAGARFDSLVVEALRKNDPSGLLRLDAGEIEEAGECGLRSALVFLGLARKRNVRFLSYEAPFGVGYAVAFAPLHAAPDLARKVLETFFAEGEERAREEAAHLSDLPEMAERAGCFVSLKKKGDLRGCIGTILPRKAGLAEEIAENSLSAAFEDPRFPPVEQRELEDISISVDILSIPEAVPDTALLDPKKFGVIVEKGGARGVLLPDLDGVDTVETQLSIAARKAGIADWRTAAVRKFSVRRIREMGRP
- the amrS gene encoding AmmeMemoRadiSam system radical SAM enzyme, which encodes MTKGFRTALWWRREQESIRCLLCPHCCLLAPGETGKCRARRHERGRGLITLNYGRISSAAVDPIEKKPLYHWNPGTAILSLGTVGCSMDCPFCQNWRIAGWDPALSLASMEPEGVVALGAKTESRAVAFTYNEPLVWFEFLLDASRALREAGKSTVIVSNGMILPEPLGELLPFLSAANIDLKAFTPEAYGVLGGNLEAVKNTIRTLITGGVHVEVTFLLVPGINDDREAFGRMVQWLASLEPRPVLHVSRYFPARKWTVPPPSKEMVREYCTLARKELPWVYSGNTGERSETRCLSCGGLLLARREYSIIENNLDPSGRCVACGTRSQIIITEQPGAD
- a CDS encoding SpoIID/LytB domain-containing protein; this encodes MLRTLRVPFAVLIFLFILLPSFRADAGMVSVGLSIGQSAVRISSASVMTAADGAGKRHSIGSSAEFRAAGAGTVSAGNRSFRLPVTISGKAPLSFNGRRYRGTFRIISSGSGITLVNVLDLEEYLRGVLKMEINPAWPMEAVKAQAIVSRTYALRSMRQNNGKNGFDLRDSVLSQVYRGINAEDKRADQAISATRGIVVFHGGNLAFTPFHSDSGGATADVTAVWGGSMPYLRGVNEPYPPSSPNAQWEVHLSAAQVEDALRQAGADVGPLRDLRIGETDAFGRANTLVAVGARGTQTVKSHAFRMAAGSTVIKSTSFTITSRGGAPTPSMPLPLPSRTPPPAAGGGKDVPTSNTPMSAAEERQLTALTEQGVFNAEELMDMLLNPEKRKGYLIRALRTRRPETPSQPSVPSSPSGGFVFRGKGWGHGVGLSQWGAKTLAEKGWDHKKIIQFYFPGVTLGKM
- a CDS encoding thiamine diphosphokinase gives rise to the protein MTDVGEIVLPGVRASFSDGGPGEPLVIVAGGREPSLPWLRDLLPGKELWCADSGLVPCMKAGFTPSRLLGDGDSTPPALWEQVASGGTTAVESYPADKDFTDLQLAFFRAAGEGRREVVVSGCWGGRFDHLWSAVHSALWAAERGVRVLAFADHLEVLFLVYGGEEWELDVTAGSYSVLSLLPLGGECGGVFLKGAKWELKNAGLLPGRPFAVSNRLVDKEKPRISVREGILGVYLGSGEKAG
- a CDS encoding TldD/PmbA family protein, producing the protein MSVNARLGKALKSLLAEGADFADLYFETSSSHSFVYEEGAFEEISSSSSEGTGARVVRGESTSHVHAPGVGTALGFSCLERSAANNGLVLPPFGGIDVRVIGVERTPAPPDISFFRDVDGRIRSGSMWVKQVSMHLETACRSFAVFNSEDIFAGDRRQYTLFSVEVVVEKGGVLQTGYESEALSLGSTDFFRKISPLKVAESALARALLMLDAPECPAGAMPVLLSGEAGGTMVHEACGHGLEADIIQKDFSVYRGKIGQAAASPLVTLVDDGSLPGLLGSGACDDEGTPCRRNVLIEKGVLKSYLTDRTSARKDGLPLTGNGRRSSFRSIPQPRMTNTYIEPGETSPEEMLRGMKKGLFVRKMGGGEVDPTSGDFVFHVTEGYLVRDGRIVHPVRGAVLTGNGPDVLFQIEAVGNDLHFLPGMCGKSGQSVPVSDGQPSLLLQSMVIGGSGA
- the queA gene encoding tRNA preQ1(34) S-adenosylmethionine ribosyltransferase-isomerase QueA; protein product: MDLFDLASYGYLLPEELIAQNPAEPRDSSRLMVLSREREEILHNTFASLGDFLDEGDLLVLNDTRVIPARLFGSKKNGGGRVEILLLKALDASFLQWEALVKPGRKNPPGTGIFLADGTEILVGARGGEGVRNVAFPAGTEVLPLLERIGETPLPPYITSSSAPRSSYQTVFARTDGSAAAPTASLHFTPGLLGELQRERGVRLGWLTLHVGLGTFRPVKSGDIREHKIHEEYCFLPAETRKLILETKRRGRKVIAAGTTVARTLESLAGENGSLESGERMTRLFIYPGYRFKIIDGLITNFHLPKSSLLMLVAAFAGYEFTMRAYGEAVSRRYRFFSFGDAMFIR
- the mltG gene encoding endolytic transglycosylase MltG yields the protein MKKRLFLVFLALAAAGALGFAYRTVYYPAEWWHEYLPAGEGEPVPVLVRQGMNARRAAEEFESAGVLEGGNASDLARWMTRFSIDRRLKPGMYSIRRGSPWEVARQLEKAEPSVSSSTIVPGTDVFSFSGIFTPPLAPETMEKILARNDLFPKEIAPLLPPEAEGRLAFLLPETVHTAENSGEEVVSSAARLWWDRIGSHIPEEKRTAEYLLEMAVISSLIEREALWDEERPLIAGVIENRRKKKMPLQIDATVVYAWKKEGRNLTRVLYKDLEIDSPYNTYKIPGLPPAPICIPSEKSWLAALSPEKTEYFYYVAGQDGRHLFSETLSGHQRNIRKVRGK